One stretch of Methyloversatilis sp. RAC08 DNA includes these proteins:
- the flhF gene encoding flagellar biosynthesis protein FlhF yields MTPRKYLAASARDALRRIKEELGPDAIVLSNRPVEGGVEILALPANALDAMTAAARKPAPKAEPVAMAPQADDEDFQLTLSSSVAARSAARSPAPSAARVAAASTEVRAPKPWQPYKPRPATPSELRDMAYGRDIPAANTRMEQARPDAAQLDPVQLGAHAEVALRRPAAESVPAPQRATVPVADRAPEIDGALRAELGSIRRMLEQQLAGFAWGEMSRTSPLNATLAAEMLESGFSATTTYRLLDQLGASDSLAAARNELRTLIGRDLITLNSDADIIDRGGVYALVGPTGVGKTTTTAKLAARCVVRHGADKVALLTTDGYRIGAHEQLRIYGRILGVPVHAVRDASDLRRMLVELRDKHMVLIDTVGMSQRDQAVTEQIAMLSSSGDVRRLLLLNAVARADALDDVVRAYSAPNGGADLAGAIISKVDESVTLGPVLDVLMRHQLPLFYVANGQRVPEDLHLPNRAYLLHRALRAAGEDSPQHLSVQDAGLVMASSRRAARSEVSRG; encoded by the coding sequence ATGACGCCTCGCAAATACCTCGCAGCCAGTGCGCGCGACGCACTTCGTCGCATCAAGGAAGAGCTCGGTCCGGACGCCATCGTGCTGTCCAATCGACCGGTCGAAGGCGGGGTGGAAATCCTTGCGCTGCCGGCCAATGCACTTGACGCGATGACGGCCGCAGCCAGAAAGCCGGCGCCGAAGGCGGAACCGGTCGCCATGGCGCCGCAAGCCGATGACGAGGACTTCCAGCTCACGCTGTCGAGCAGCGTCGCCGCACGCAGCGCCGCACGCAGTCCCGCGCCAAGCGCCGCCCGGGTGGCTGCCGCGAGCACCGAGGTGCGCGCGCCCAAGCCCTGGCAACCGTACAAACCCCGTCCGGCCACGCCGAGCGAACTGCGCGACATGGCTTATGGCCGCGACATTCCGGCCGCCAACACCCGCATGGAACAAGCGAGGCCCGACGCTGCACAGCTCGATCCGGTACAGCTCGGTGCCCACGCCGAGGTCGCGCTGCGTCGTCCGGCCGCCGAATCCGTTCCGGCACCGCAACGCGCCACCGTCCCGGTTGCCGACCGGGCGCCCGAAATCGACGGTGCGCTGCGCGCCGAGCTGGGCAGCATCCGCCGCATGCTCGAACAGCAGCTGGCCGGTTTCGCATGGGGCGAAATGTCGCGCACGTCGCCGCTCAACGCCACGCTCGCCGCCGAAATGCTGGAATCCGGCTTCAGCGCCACCACCACCTACCGCCTGCTCGACCAGCTGGGCGCCTCCGACTCGCTGGCCGCCGCGCGCAACGAACTGCGTACGCTGATCGGGCGCGACCTGATCACGCTCAATTCCGACGCCGACATCATCGACCGAGGCGGCGTGTACGCGCTGGTCGGTCCGACCGGTGTCGGCAAGACCACGACGACGGCCAAGCTTGCCGCGCGCTGCGTGGTGCGACACGGTGCCGACAAGGTGGCGCTGCTGACGACCGACGGCTACCGGATCGGTGCCCACGAACAGCTCCGAATCTACGGCCGCATCCTCGGTGTGCCGGTGCATGCGGTGCGCGATGCCTCCGACCTGCGCCGCATGCTGGTTGAACTGCGCGACAAGCACATGGTGCTGATCGACACCGTCGGCATGAGCCAGCGCGATCAGGCGGTGACCGAACAGATCGCCATGCTGTCGTCCAGCGGTGATGTGCGCCGCTTGCTGTTGCTCAACGCCGTCGCCCGAGCGGATGCGCTCGACGATGTGGTGCGCGCCTACTCGGCGCCGAATGGCGGGGCCGATCTGGCGGGTGCCATCATCAGCAAGGTCGATGAATCGGTGACGCTCGGGCCGGTGCTCGACGTACTGATGCGCCACCAGTTGCCGCTCTTCTATGTCGCCAACGGCCAGCGCGTGCCGGAAGACCTGCACCTCCCCAATCGCGCCTACCTGCTGCACCGTGCGTTGCGCGCGGCCGGTGAGGATTCACCACAGCACCTGTCGGTGCAGGACGCCGGACTGGTCATGGCATCGTCGCGTCGCGCCGCGCGCAGCGAGGTGAGCCGTGGCTGA
- the flhA gene encoding flagellar biosynthesis protein FlhA, with protein MASSLSLRQAIGTPNIQQLAAPILIILILSMMVLPLPTFVLDVFFTFNIALSVMVMLVALYTTRALDFSVFPTVLLVTTLLRLSLNVASTRVVLLEGHTGPDAAGKVIEAFGHFLVGGNYAVGIVVFIILTVINFVVVTKGAGRIAEVGARFTLDAMPGKQMAIDADLNAGLIGEEDARRRRKEIADEADFYGSMDGASKFVRGDAVAGIMILLINVIGGLLIGVMEHDMSAGEAAKAYVLLTIGDGLVAQIPALIISIAAGLVVSRVGSGQDVGGQVIGQLFGDPRVLAISAGILGLMGMIPGMPNFVFLLLASVLGYLAWRGVNAQAAPKAKEVAEKAAAAQAAEGASVVMPESQEAAWSDVVPVDTLGLEVGYRLIPLVDRGQDGELLKRIRGLRKKFAAEIGFLTAPVHIRDNLELKPNGYRITLKGVDVGSGEAYPGSLMAINPGRVAGALPGREAKDPAFGLPAVWIEQGLREQAHALGYTVVDAATVVATHLNHLILSHAAELLGRQEVQALLDHVGKDQPRLIEDLVPKALPLGTVQRVLQSLLEEGVAIRDMRSIIETLADYAARTQDTLELTSRVRVALGRAIVQQLFPGNADVQVMVLDPGLERLLGQALGSGGDGSVIEPGLADTLMHEVARSAQQQEEMGLPAVLLVPAPLRWLLSRFLRRAVPSLKVVANSEVPETRTIKVTSVIGVKS; from the coding sequence ATGGCTTCCTCCCTCTCGCTCCGGCAGGCAATCGGCACCCCGAACATCCAGCAACTGGCTGCGCCGATACTGATCATCCTCATCCTGTCGATGATGGTGCTGCCGCTGCCCACCTTCGTGCTGGACGTGTTCTTCACCTTCAATATCGCGCTGTCCGTGATGGTGATGCTGGTTGCGCTCTACACAACACGCGCCCTCGATTTTTCGGTTTTCCCGACGGTCCTGCTGGTGACCACCTTGCTGCGGCTGTCGCTGAACGTCGCCTCCACCCGCGTCGTGCTGCTCGAAGGCCACACCGGTCCGGATGCCGCGGGCAAGGTGATCGAAGCGTTCGGGCACTTTCTGGTCGGCGGCAATTACGCGGTTGGGATCGTCGTATTCATCATCCTGACCGTCATCAATTTCGTGGTCGTGACCAAGGGCGCAGGGCGCATCGCCGAAGTCGGCGCGCGTTTCACGCTTGACGCGATGCCCGGCAAGCAGATGGCCATCGACGCCGATCTCAACGCCGGCCTGATCGGCGAAGAGGATGCGCGACGCCGTCGCAAGGAAATCGCCGACGAGGCGGATTTCTACGGATCGATGGACGGTGCTTCGAAGTTTGTCCGCGGTGACGCGGTCGCCGGCATCATGATTCTGCTGATCAACGTCATCGGCGGCCTGCTGATCGGCGTCATGGAGCACGACATGAGCGCCGGCGAAGCCGCCAAGGCCTACGTGCTTCTGACCATCGGCGACGGCCTGGTGGCGCAGATTCCGGCGCTGATCATTTCGATCGCAGCCGGTCTGGTGGTGTCGCGTGTCGGCAGTGGTCAGGACGTCGGCGGCCAAGTCATCGGCCAGCTGTTCGGCGACCCGCGCGTACTGGCCATTTCTGCCGGCATCCTCGGCCTGATGGGCATGATCCCGGGGATGCCCAACTTCGTGTTCCTGCTGCTCGCCTCGGTGCTGGGCTATCTGGCATGGCGCGGTGTGAATGCCCAGGCGGCGCCAAAGGCGAAGGAAGTCGCCGAGAAAGCGGCCGCGGCGCAGGCGGCCGAAGGCGCCAGCGTGGTGATGCCCGAGTCGCAGGAAGCGGCATGGAGCGACGTGGTGCCGGTCGATACGCTGGGCCTCGAAGTCGGTTACCGCCTGATCCCTCTGGTCGATCGCGGACAGGACGGCGAACTGCTGAAGCGCATCCGTGGCCTGCGCAAGAAGTTCGCCGCCGAAATTGGCTTCCTGACCGCACCGGTGCACATCCGCGACAACCTCGAACTCAAGCCCAACGGCTACCGCATCACGCTCAAGGGCGTCGATGTCGGCAGCGGCGAGGCGTATCCGGGCAGCCTGATGGCGATCAACCCGGGGCGAGTGGCGGGAGCGCTGCCAGGCCGTGAAGCGAAGGATCCGGCGTTCGGCCTGCCGGCCGTGTGGATCGAACAAGGTCTGCGAGAACAGGCGCATGCGCTGGGCTACACCGTCGTCGATGCGGCCACCGTGGTGGCGACCCACTTGAACCACCTCATCCTGAGCCACGCTGCAGAACTGCTCGGCCGGCAGGAAGTGCAGGCGCTGCTCGACCACGTCGGCAAGGATCAACCACGCCTGATCGAGGACCTGGTGCCCAAGGCGCTGCCGCTGGGCACCGTGCAGCGTGTGCTGCAGAGCCTGCTTGAAGAGGGCGTGGCCATTCGCGACATGCGCTCCATCATCGAAACGCTGGCTGACTATGCGGCGCGTACCCAGGACACGCTGGAGCTGACTTCCCGCGTCCGCGTGGCGCTGGGCCGCGCCATCGTGCAGCAGCTGTTCCCCGGCAATGCCGATGTGCAGGTCATGGTGCTCGACCCGGGCCTCGAGCGCCTGCTCGGCCAGGCTCTGGGTTCCGGCGGTGACGGTTCCGTGATCGAACCTGGTCTGGCCGACACGCTGATGCACGAAGTCGCCCGCAGCGCGCAGCAGCAGGAAGAAATGGGTCTACCAGCCGTGCTGCTGGTACCCGCGCCGCTGCGCTGGCTGCTGTCGCGCTTCCTGCGCCGCGCCGTACCGAGTCTGAAAGTTGTTGCCAATTCCGAAGTTCCTGAAACACGCACCATCAAAGTGACCTCTGTCATCGGAGTCAAATCATGA
- a CDS encoding glycine zipper 2TM domain-containing protein has translation MNTPARTASARSLHPALWVAALSITAFSAVGIASMTGVLERSPAPAAVPVSAVASVDPVAATAVASMTPVAEPPVVAYAPPRPAVAEKPVAKAAQSRKAEPTQYADARPIRVADRTYDPGIDITAAPPRDIERPVDASRADSYRIENDYRTAPAPLCIDCGIVESIREVQAAADPSGLGAAAGGVVGGLLGNNVGKGSGRTVATIIGIAGGAYAGHQIEKTQRKTTRHEVGVRMNNGDYRTVTLDTAPSWHVGDKVKLQNGNLVQGD, from the coding sequence ATGAATACACCAGCCCGCACTGCTTCAGCCCGCTCGCTGCACCCGGCGCTGTGGGTAGCCGCGCTGTCGATCACTGCCTTCAGCGCGGTCGGCATCGCTTCCATGACCGGGGTGCTCGAACGCTCGCCTGCGCCGGCAGCGGTCCCTGTGAGCGCGGTGGCCAGCGTCGATCCAGTTGCTGCGACTGCGGTCGCATCTATGACCCCGGTTGCAGAGCCGCCGGTCGTCGCGTACGCACCGCCCAGGCCGGCGGTCGCTGAAAAGCCGGTCGCGAAGGCCGCGCAATCCAGGAAGGCCGAGCCAACGCAGTACGCCGACGCGCGCCCGATACGCGTGGCAGACCGGACTTACGACCCGGGCATCGACATCACCGCGGCACCGCCGCGTGACATCGAACGACCGGTCGATGCGTCGCGTGCAGATTCTTACCGTATTGAGAACGATTACCGGACAGCACCGGCCCCGCTGTGTATAGACTGCGGCATCGTCGAATCAATCCGCGAAGTGCAGGCAGCGGCCGATCCGAGCGGGCTGGGCGCTGCGGCCGGTGGTGTGGTGGGTGGCCTGCTCGGCAACAATGTCGGCAAGGGCAGCGGCCGCACCGTTGCCACGATCATCGGCATCGCCGGCGGCGCCTACGCCGGGCACCAGATCGAAAAGACACAGCGCAAGACCACCCGGCACGAAGTGGGGGTTCGCATGAACAATGGTGACTATCGTACGGTCACGCTGGACACCGCACCGAGCTGGCATGTCGGCGACAAGGTGAAGCTGCAGAACGGCAACCTTGTCCAGGGCGACTAG
- a CDS encoding toll/interleukin-1 receptor domain-containing protein, whose translation MNRIFISYRSADGTKDASRLADDLGDVFGAEQVFLDRHDLRGGGSWREAIASAIGKRPVVLLLITPAFFGARHDDGHLRIEDADDPVRGEIQSAIAAGATLMPLRVDGAPMPTADSLPEPLRSVTEWHALPLRTDDWSALDLPRVVADIERLGVPRAAPEKSAGTAGKRRLVLSSGIALAAVAGAGILLRSAYPPVDATAPLSVVPNTLDGDWFLVSTDGQRTPAHLRQRGDTVELRTEPVRIDSRPEWANYIASLAADGTQLSHVRYTARGEIFGDELDMALMLISGDGSFEVAGGNLHVRKSADARILDGKVSLNTGDEEVVRLERAR comes from the coding sequence ATGAACCGCATATTCATCAGTTACCGCAGTGCCGACGGCACCAAGGACGCCAGCCGGCTGGCCGACGACCTGGGCGACGTTTTCGGCGCCGAGCAGGTCTTTCTCGACCGGCACGACCTCAGGGGCGGCGGCAGCTGGCGTGAGGCGATCGCCAGCGCCATCGGCAAGCGGCCGGTCGTGCTGCTGCTGATCACGCCAGCTTTCTTCGGCGCGCGTCACGACGATGGTCACCTCAGAATCGAGGATGCGGACGATCCGGTACGCGGCGAGATTCAGTCTGCGATCGCTGCCGGCGCAACCCTGATGCCGTTGCGCGTCGATGGCGCGCCGATGCCAACCGCCGACAGCTTGCCCGAGCCCTTGCGCAGCGTCACCGAATGGCACGCGCTGCCGCTGCGTACAGACGACTGGTCGGCCCTTGATCTGCCGCGCGTTGTCGCTGACATCGAACGACTCGGTGTGCCGCGTGCGGCGCCAGAGAAATCCGCCGGCACTGCAGGGAAGCGTCGGCTGGTCCTGAGTTCGGGCATTGCGCTTGCGGCCGTTGCCGGTGCTGGCATATTGCTCCGTTCCGCCTATCCACCCGTCGACGCAACAGCGCCGTTGTCAGTGGTACCGAATACGCTGGATGGCGACTGGTTTCTTGTTTCCACCGACGGTCAGCGCACACCGGCGCACCTGCGCCAGCGCGGCGATACTGTCGAATTGCGAACCGAGCCGGTGCGCATCGACAGTCGGCCGGAATGGGCGAACTACATCGCGTCACTGGCTGCAGACGGCACGCAGCTCTCGCATGTGCGCTACACCGCGCGCGGAGAGATTTTTGGCGACGAACTCGACATGGCGCTGATGTTGATCAGTGGCGACGGCAGCTTCGAAGTGGCCGGTGGCAATCTGCATGTGCGAAAGTCGGCCGATGCACGAATCCTTGATGGCAAGGTGTCGCTGAATACGGGTGATGAAGAAGTGGTGCGTCTCGAGCGCGCACGTTGA
- the gltX gene encoding glutamate--tRNA ligase: MTQVVRTRFAPSPTGYLHIGGARTALFSWAYARHHGGQFVLRIEDTDVARSTPEAVQAIIDGMNWLDLGHDEGPFFQMQRMDRYKEVIAQLLEQGHAYRCYTTQEELDTLREQQRASNEKPRYDGRWRPGPGRTLPEPPQGVEPVIRFCNPVTGVVVWDDQVKGRIAIANDELDDLIIARADGTPTYNFCVCVDDWDMGITHVIRGDDHVNNTPRQINILRALGANVPQYAHLSMILGDDGQKLSKRHGAVSVMQYEEDGYLPEAVINYLARLGWSHGDDEVFSREQFVGWFDLDHITPSAAQFNTEKLRWLNGHYLKLSDNVRLAADVASRLARRGVDPEAGPQLEPLIALYKDRAATLVELTDALEAFYIDLHVSPDMLAQHLTDPARDALRKLAARLEGAPWDKAALSSAIKETCAECGMKMPQVAIPLRVALIGQPQTPSIDAVLEAFGRERVLARLARVC, encoded by the coding sequence ATGACTCAAGTTGTCCGTACGCGATTCGCGCCGAGTCCGACCGGTTACCTCCACATCGGCGGCGCGCGCACGGCGCTGTTTTCCTGGGCGTACGCCCGTCATCATGGCGGCCAGTTCGTGTTGCGCATCGAAGATACCGATGTGGCGCGTTCCACGCCCGAGGCGGTACAGGCAATCATCGACGGCATGAACTGGCTCGACCTCGGACATGACGAGGGTCCGTTCTTCCAGATGCAGCGCATGGACCGCTACAAGGAGGTCATCGCGCAGCTGCTGGAACAGGGCCATGCCTACCGCTGCTACACAACGCAGGAAGAACTCGACACGCTGCGCGAACAGCAGCGAGCCAGCAACGAGAAACCTCGCTACGACGGCCGTTGGCGTCCAGGGCCTGGCCGCACGCTGCCCGAGCCGCCGCAGGGCGTCGAGCCGGTCATCCGCTTCTGCAATCCCGTCACCGGTGTGGTGGTATGGGACGATCAGGTCAAGGGACGCATTGCGATCGCCAATGATGAACTGGACGACCTCATCATCGCGCGCGCCGACGGTACGCCGACCTACAATTTCTGCGTCTGCGTGGACGACTGGGACATGGGCATCACCCATGTAATCCGCGGAGACGATCACGTGAACAACACACCGCGCCAGATCAACATCCTGCGAGCGCTGGGTGCCAACGTGCCGCAGTACGCCCACCTGTCGATGATCCTCGGCGACGATGGCCAGAAGCTGTCGAAGCGCCACGGTGCTGTCAGCGTAATGCAGTACGAAGAAGACGGTTATCTGCCCGAAGCGGTCATCAATTACCTGGCGAGGCTGGGCTGGAGCCACGGCGATGACGAAGTCTTTTCGCGCGAACAGTTTGTCGGGTGGTTCGATCTTGACCACATCACGCCGTCGGCAGCGCAGTTCAATACCGAAAAGCTGCGCTGGCTGAATGGGCACTATCTGAAGCTGTCCGACAATGTCCGGCTCGCTGCCGATGTCGCGAGCCGCCTGGCACGTCGAGGTGTCGATCCGGAGGCCGGTCCGCAGCTCGAACCGCTGATCGCGCTGTACAAGGACCGCGCTGCCACCCTGGTCGAACTGACCGATGCGCTCGAAGCCTTCTACATTGATCTTCACGTGTCGCCCGACATGCTTGCGCAGCACCTGACCGATCCGGCGCGTGACGCGCTGCGCAAGCTGGCCGCACGTCTTGAAGGTGCGCCGTGGGACAAGGCGGCGCTTTCGTCAGCGATCAAGGAAACCTGTGCCGAGTGCGGCATGAAGATGCCGCAGGTGGCGATCCCGCTGCGCGTGGCGCTGATCGGCCAGCCGCAGACGCCGTCGATCGATGCCGTGCTGGAAGCGTTTGGCCGCGAGCGGGTTCTGGCCCGCCTTGCACGCGTGTGCTGA
- the lysM gene encoding peptidoglycan-binding protein LysM: MGLLNFLKDAGEKLFGSGEAKAATEQVKAAPTPENRAKLDRAAGDAIKMYIEKLGLSATALNVSFDGSTSTCTVSGTCADQATRERIVLSAGNVAGVSSVQDQLNVLNLESEAQYHDVKSGDTLSKIAKTYYGDANKYPLIFEANRPMLSHPDKIYPGQKLRIPPKP; encoded by the coding sequence ATGGGATTGCTGAATTTCCTGAAAGATGCGGGCGAAAAGCTCTTCGGTTCCGGTGAAGCCAAGGCCGCAACCGAACAGGTCAAGGCGGCGCCTACACCGGAGAACCGCGCAAAGCTCGACCGCGCCGCCGGTGATGCCATCAAGATGTATATCGAAAAGCTGGGCTTGTCGGCCACTGCGCTCAATGTGTCCTTTGACGGCAGTACCTCGACATGCACGGTGTCTGGAACCTGCGCCGATCAGGCGACGCGCGAGCGCATCGTGCTGTCAGCCGGCAACGTGGCCGGTGTGTCCTCGGTTCAGGATCAGCTCAATGTGCTCAACCTCGAGTCGGAAGCCCAGTATCACGACGTGAAGTCGGGCGACACCCTGTCGAAGATCGCCAAGACCTACTACGGCGACGCCAACAAGTACCCGCTGATCTTTGAAGCCAACCGCCCGATGTTGTCGCATCCGGACAAGATCTATCCGGGACAGAAACTCCGTATTCCGCCCAAGCCCTGA
- a CDS encoding TetR family transcriptional regulator, with the protein MVRRTKEEAEATRLQLLDAAERCFREKGVAGTTLDDIAKSAGHTRGAVYWHFENKADIFEAVCERVTTPMQAMLGDLAADPGTDPLGFLRNDAIRVLRMLTDCERVQAVFEIKFCKLDGGPDFDRLRSRELETHSRCLDMLEVVFGAAVRIGQLPTHLPPRETAEAMHAFIGGLMRSWIERRDFDLQKSAPWLVDTFLVGLRNAPMPDPAG; encoded by the coding sequence ATGGTCCGACGCACCAAAGAAGAAGCTGAAGCAACGAGGCTGCAGCTGCTTGATGCCGCAGAACGCTGCTTTCGTGAAAAGGGGGTTGCGGGAACCACGCTGGACGACATCGCGAAAAGCGCTGGGCATACTCGCGGCGCGGTGTACTGGCACTTCGAGAACAAGGCGGATATCTTCGAGGCGGTGTGCGAGCGCGTCACAACGCCGATGCAGGCGATGCTTGGCGATCTTGCGGCCGACCCGGGCACAGATCCTCTCGGCTTTTTGCGCAATGACGCGATCCGCGTGCTGCGCATGCTGACTGACTGCGAACGCGTTCAAGCAGTGTTTGAAATCAAGTTCTGCAAGCTGGATGGCGGGCCGGATTTCGACCGTCTGCGCAGCCGTGAACTCGAGACCCACAGCCGCTGTCTCGATATGCTTGAAGTCGTATTCGGCGCTGCGGTGCGGATCGGGCAGTTGCCCACGCACCTCCCGCCACGGGAAACCGCGGAGGCGATGCATGCGTTCATTGGCGGACTGATGCGCAGCTGGATCGAACGACGCGACTTCGACCTGCAGAAGTCCGCGCCCTGGCTGGTCGATACCTTCCTGGTCGGCCTGCGCAACGCACCGATGCCGGATCCTGCCGGCTGA
- a CDS encoding SurA N-terminal domain-containing protein produces the protein MFDAVRNNKRVVQGVLLLMILPFAFFGVESYVNSDVQREDAAVVGSAKIAQEEFTAALRDQQDRLREMMGEEFDPKIMERAEVRSQALDGLVSQRLLIQEAQRTNLTVPDARMSQIIAAIPGFQVDGKFSEARFDQVAQSQGYSRDGLLARIRQDLLIRQLYAGIAGSSFVPASLAKRWAQMQQEQREVSEAVITPFEFIEQIAITPEQVRKYYDDNLKQFEVPEQVKVEYLTLSEAALAATMDVSEEDIRKTYEADQSRYMQGEERKASHILLTIDASAPPDERTAVRTKAEALLKTLRADPSKFAELAKENSQDPGSKDAGGDLGYFGRGTMVKPFEDAVFALKPGQISGVVDSDFGVHIIQLTEVRGGQGKTLDEARAEIAEELKKQSARRKFAELAEVFSNTVYEQADSLAPAAEKLGLQVKTSPLIPKGFLMPAPFDNEKLRDAIFAEDAVKNRRNTQAIETASNTLVSARVIEQLPASVKPFDSVQAEIEKRLGLAAGEKMARERGEAAIAKLKAGENASLNWSPPQDVSRAQAQGPAAEMVRAIFNAPANALPAYLGFPMGNGGYAVFRISAVKQPKEALDPQRIEAIKAQLDQTVSQDDFAAYLGSLRQRYPVTINSKAIEAAKQQ, from the coding sequence ATGTTTGATGCGGTTCGCAACAACAAGCGCGTGGTCCAGGGTGTCCTGTTGCTGATGATCCTGCCGTTCGCGTTTTTCGGCGTCGAATCCTACGTAAATAGCGACGTGCAGCGTGAAGATGCCGCAGTCGTCGGCAGTGCGAAGATCGCGCAGGAAGAATTCACCGCTGCTTTGCGCGACCAGCAGGACCGATTGCGCGAAATGATGGGAGAGGAATTCGACCCGAAGATCATGGAACGCGCCGAGGTACGCAGCCAGGCGCTTGACGGTCTGGTGAGCCAGCGTTTGCTGATCCAGGAAGCGCAACGCACAAACCTGACCGTACCCGATGCGCGCATGAGCCAGATCATCGCCGCGATCCCCGGGTTTCAGGTGGATGGCAAGTTTTCCGAGGCGCGTTTTGACCAGGTTGCGCAGTCGCAGGGCTACAGTCGCGACGGGCTGCTCGCCCGAATCCGCCAGGATCTGTTGATTCGCCAACTTTACGCAGGTATTGCCGGGAGTTCGTTCGTTCCGGCGTCGCTCGCGAAGCGTTGGGCGCAAATGCAGCAGGAACAGCGCGAAGTCAGCGAGGCGGTCATCACGCCCTTCGAATTCATCGAGCAGATCGCCATCACGCCCGAGCAGGTGCGCAAATACTACGACGACAATCTCAAGCAGTTCGAGGTACCCGAGCAGGTCAAGGTGGAATACCTGACGCTTAGCGAAGCCGCGCTCGCCGCAACCATGGACGTGAGCGAAGAAGACATCCGGAAAACCTACGAAGCAGATCAGTCGCGCTACATGCAGGGCGAAGAACGCAAAGCCAGTCACATCCTGCTGACGATAGACGCATCGGCCCCTCCCGATGAGCGTACCGCGGTGCGCACGAAGGCCGAGGCTCTGCTCAAGACGCTGCGCGCCGATCCATCAAAGTTCGCGGAACTGGCTAAAGAGAATTCGCAGGATCCCGGCTCGAAGGACGCGGGTGGCGATCTTGGCTATTTCGGACGCGGAACGATGGTAAAGCCATTCGAAGATGCCGTGTTCGCGCTCAAGCCTGGCCAGATCAGCGGCGTCGTCGATTCGGATTTTGGCGTGCACATCATTCAGCTCACCGAAGTCCGTGGCGGTCAGGGCAAGACGCTCGACGAGGCGAGGGCGGAAATTGCCGAGGAACTGAAGAAGCAGTCGGCGCGCCGCAAATTCGCCGAACTGGCTGAGGTGTTCAGCAATACCGTTTACGAGCAGGCCGATTCCCTCGCGCCGGCCGCCGAAAAGCTCGGCCTTCAGGTGAAAACCAGCCCCTTGATTCCGAAGGGTTTCCTGATGCCGGCGCCGTTCGATAACGAAAAGCTGCGCGACGCAATTTTTGCGGAGGACGCGGTAAAGAACCGCCGGAACACGCAGGCGATCGAAACGGCTTCCAATACGCTGGTGTCTGCACGTGTCATCGAACAGCTGCCTGCGTCGGTCAAACCGTTCGACAGTGTGCAGGCGGAAATCGAAAAGCGACTCGGTCTTGCTGCCGGCGAAAAGATGGCGCGCGAGCGTGGCGAAGCCGCCATCGCTAAGTTGAAGGCGGGAGAGAATGCATCACTGAACTGGTCACCGCCGCAGGATGTCTCGCGCGCCCAGGCGCAGGGACCGGCTGCGGAAATGGTGCGCGCGATCTTCAATGCGCCTGCCAACGCGCTGCCTGCCTACCTTGGTTTCCCGATGGGTAACGGAGGTTATGCGGTGTTCCGCATCAGCGCTGTCAAGCAACCGAAGGAAGCACTTGACCCGCAACGCATCGAAGCAATCAAAGCCCAGCTTGACCAGACCGTTTCGCAGGATGATTTTGCAGCCTATCTGGGTTCATTGCGTCAGCGCTATCCGGTCACCATCAACAGCAAGGCGATCGAAGCAGCGAAGCAGCAGTAG